The following nucleotide sequence is from Tardiphaga alba.
AGCGTGATGGCATGCCCGCCATCGCCCAAGCTGACATCCGCCTTCGTATAGAAGCGCTTGCGGCGCGCGCCCGTGGATTTCTCACGAGATTCCTGCACCGTGAATCCGGGCTTGCCATAGACGTCGTCGAACAGTTCACGCATCGGTCATCTCACTCGAATTTTCTGATCGCAATTTACGCGATGCCGGCGCCCTGTGCGAGGCCCTCAGCGATTGGCGCAGGATCGCGAATAGGCTGCGCGCTCGTTCGGGCCGAGCCCGGCCGCGGCACCCTGCTGCAAGCAATTGGTGACGCGGTCGCCGAAGGATGGCGGCGCCTGTTTGGGGACATAGTTCTGCGACGGCAGGTCGCCCATCTTCGGTACCACCGGCACCTCGATCTTCGGGGCGGCGGCGGAGGTGGTGGCGGCACGGTCAGCGCGCTGCTGCCCGGCGGCAGCATCTGCGCATGCGCGGAAGTCGCGGCAAGCGCGAGCGCGAGGACGGTAGCGTGCAGGCAATGGCGAAACATCTGGCTCATATCGTCACGATCTCCGGCGCGCTCAAGGGCGGACATATCAACGCCTGACGATGAGATCCGTTGCAGGCCGGCGCCGTTCCCAGCCGACACGCTCCAGTTCGGGGCGATCGTCCTCGGTCTCGGGATAGCCGATGCAGAAATAGCCGATCAGGCGCCAATGGGCAGGCACATTGAGCGTGGCCTTGATCGCATCAGGATCGAGGATCGACACCCAGCCGACGCCGATCCCCTCGGCACGCGCCGCAAGCCACAGGGTCATCACGGCCGACACGGCCGAATACTCCGCCATTTCCGGCATGGTGCGGCGGCCAACACCATGGCCCACATCGGTCTCGCGGTCGGCGAACACCGCCAGATGGCACGGCGCCTCGCGCAGGCCGGCCAGCTTGAGTGTCGCATAGAGTTGCGCCCGCTCGCCGTGGAAGGCGCCGAGCGCCTCCTCATTGCAGGCCGTGAAATTCTCCAGCACGGCCTGGCGCCGCGCGGGATCATCGACAATAACAAAACGCCAGGGCTGGCTGAGCCCCACCGATGGCGCGAGACACGCCGTATCGATCAGCCGTCCCAGCGCATCCTCCGGCAGCGGATCGCTGCGGAAGCGCCGGACGTCGCGGCGCCACGCAAACAGATCATGCAAACGCGCGCGAAACTGATCGTCGAATTCCGGCAAGGCTCAATCTTCCGGTGCGTTTTCGATCGGATCGAACCGGTCATGCTCGAGCCCGAGCAGATTCCACGACTGCAGCATATGCGGCGGCAGCGGCGCGGTGGCGTCGATCACGCCGCCACGCGGATGCGGAATGATGATGCGGCGCGCGAGCAGATGCAGTCGGTTCTGCAAACCGCCCGGCAATTGCCAGTTCTCGATGTTGAAATATTTGGGATCGCCGACAATGGCGTGGCCGATATGGGCCATATGCGCGCGCAGCTGATGCGTGCGTCCCGTCACCGGCTTTAGCGAGACCCAGGCAAGCTTCTGGCCGGAGGTCTCGACGACCGCATAGTAAGTCACCGCATGGCTCGCGCCTTCATCGCCATGCTTGGCGACACGCATGATCGTGTCTTCCTCGTTCTCTTCCTTCGCGAGATAGGTCGAGATGCGGCCCTGCTTCGGCTTCGGCACGCCGGCGACAAGCGCCCAATAGAATTTCCGCGCCGAGCGTTCACGAAACGCGCCGGTGAGAAACGAGGCGGCGAAGCGCGTCTTGGCGATCAGCAGACAGCCCGAGGTCTCGCGGTCGAGACGATGCACGAGCCGCGGCTTCTGTCCCTTGGAGTCGCGCATCACTTCAAGCATCATGTCCACATGACGCGTCATGCCCGAGCCGCCCTGCACGGCAAGGCCGGCCGGCTTGTTCAGCACCATCACGTCGGGATCCTCAAAGATCGTCATCGCCTTCAACGCGTCGAGCGTTTTTTGCGCGGCTTCGGAGAGCACGCCGACCGTCTTCGGCGCATCGAGCTTCAGCGGCGGAATGCGGACGGTCTGCCCGGCTTCCAGACGATCCTTGCTGTCGGCGCGCTTGCCGTTCACGCGCAGCTCGCCTTTGCGGACGATGCGCTGGATGTGCGAGAAGGACAGGCCCGGAAAACGGGCCTCGAGGAAGCGATCGACGCGCATGTCGTTCTCGTCGGGCGTGACGATCACGGTCTGCACGCTGGTCGGCATGATCGCCGGCTCGGCCTCTGCCTTGGCCGG
It contains:
- the bluB gene encoding 5,6-dimethylbenzimidazole synthase translates to MPEFDDQFRARLHDLFAWRRDVRRFRSDPLPEDALGRLIDTACLAPSVGLSQPWRFVIVDDPARRQAVLENFTACNEEALGAFHGERAQLYATLKLAGLREAPCHLAVFADRETDVGHGVGRRTMPEMAEYSAVSAVMTLWLAARAEGIGVGWVSILDPDAIKATLNVPAHWRLIGYFCIGYPETEDDRPELERVGWERRRPATDLIVRR
- a CDS encoding RluA family pseudouridine synthase is translated as MEKDERFRSERGDAERPTSARPPRARAAERGERFERSERPERFERAERPERFERSERPQRFERSERPERSERPSAARTGSKAPTRFAGGPLRSRKPEPVIEKPAKAEAEPAIMPTSVQTVIVTPDENDMRVDRFLEARFPGLSFSHIQRIVRKGELRVNGKRADSKDRLEAGQTVRIPPLKLDAPKTVGVLSEAAQKTLDALKAMTIFEDPDVMVLNKPAGLAVQGGSGMTRHVDMMLEVMRDSKGQKPRLVHRLDRETSGCLLIAKTRFAASFLTGAFRERSARKFYWALVAGVPKPKQGRISTYLAKEENEEDTIMRVAKHGDEGASHAVTYYAVVETSGQKLAWVSLKPVTGRTHQLRAHMAHIGHAIVGDPKYFNIENWQLPGGLQNRLHLLARRIIIPHPRGGVIDATAPLPPHMLQSWNLLGLEHDRFDPIENAPED